The Brevibacillus brevis genome contains a region encoding:
- a CDS encoding FecCD family ABC transporter permease: MEGASKAGIVLAAGILLLVFGLVVSISVGWTDMGVVSGVKSLFASSTSQEHLIVTTLRLPRALLAVIIGAGLGVAGAIMQAMTGNPLASPQTFGVNAGASMAVVAALVLLPNLPVPFLAPLAFGGAVIGGFAVYYLGAAGGMTPVKLALAGTAVHLFLASITEAFILFHQHSTDQVLFWLAGSLDGADWTDVNRVLPWSIGGLVVAFFMARSIGIMRMGEDVAKNLGQHVFRVRTIFGIIVIVLAGSAVAVAGPIGFIGLMVPHLTRLLLGRESQLYLPITALLGALLLVYADILARFIAYPYESPVGIVTAFLGAPFFLYLVGKERKAS, from the coding sequence ATGGAGGGAGCTTCAAAGGCGGGCATTGTTCTTGCGGCAGGAATTCTCCTGCTCGTTTTTGGTTTAGTCGTCAGTATCTCGGTTGGTTGGACAGACATGGGGGTGGTGAGTGGCGTAAAATCACTATTTGCCTCCTCTACATCGCAGGAGCATCTGATTGTGACGACGCTCAGGCTTCCAAGAGCGCTATTGGCGGTCATCATTGGGGCTGGTCTTGGTGTGGCTGGTGCGATTATGCAAGCAATGACAGGCAATCCGCTTGCTTCTCCACAGACGTTTGGGGTTAACGCAGGTGCATCGATGGCTGTCGTAGCTGCCTTGGTACTCTTGCCCAATCTCCCGGTGCCATTTTTAGCGCCACTCGCTTTTGGCGGGGCTGTCATAGGTGGCTTTGCGGTGTACTATCTCGGTGCGGCTGGGGGGATGACTCCTGTTAAGCTGGCTTTGGCTGGGACAGCAGTCCATTTGTTTCTCGCTTCGATTACAGAGGCATTCATCTTGTTCCATCAGCATTCTACCGACCAAGTCCTGTTTTGGCTTGCAGGCTCATTGGATGGAGCAGATTGGACGGATGTGAACCGTGTGCTGCCATGGTCGATTGGTGGGCTCGTGGTTGCCTTTTTTATGGCTCGCTCCATCGGGATTATGCGTATGGGTGAGGATGTGGCCAAAAATCTTGGACAACATGTATTTCGGGTGCGGACGATCTTTGGAATCATTGTCATCGTACTCGCAGGCTCGGCTGTTGCCGTTGCTGGTCCGATCGGCTTTATCGGATTGATGGTGCCACATTTGACCCGACTTTTGTTAGGAAGAGAGAGTCAGCTATACCTCCCGATTACAGCGCTGCTCGGCGCATTGCTGCTGGTCTATGCGGATATTCTTGCCAGGTTCATTGCGTATCCGTATGAGTCGCCAGTAGGCATCGTGACCGCTTTTCTGGGCGCTCCCTTTTTCCTTTACTTAGTGGGCAAGGAGAGGAAAGCTTCATGA
- a CDS encoding proline iminopeptidase-family hydrolase, whose protein sequence is MSMQEGYIEVPGGRVWYSRVGAGEKTPLIVLHGGPGNTHDPLKSTLHVLGNDRPVIFYDQLGSGNSDRPTDLTLWKTERFVEELACIRQALGLKEVHILGHSWGTMLAAAYLVDAKPEGVQSIIFSSPCLSAERWKQDADRLIEQLPVDVQQTIATHEEQGTTDSQEYQDAMKEYYKRHVCRLDPMPTVMTESRPRANKEVYMTMWGPSEFCPTGNLKTFDYTPKLHQINIPSLFVCGRYDEATPKSTGYYQSLVPNAELHVFENSSHVGYLEETDEYVRVVRSFLQKADTKTSFFF, encoded by the coding sequence ATGAGTATGCAAGAAGGCTATATTGAAGTTCCTGGCGGAAGAGTATGGTACAGTCGTGTCGGCGCAGGGGAGAAAACGCCTCTGATCGTCCTTCACGGAGGACCTGGCAACACGCATGATCCGCTCAAATCAACGCTTCATGTCTTAGGCAACGACAGACCCGTCATTTTCTACGATCAGCTCGGATCAGGAAATTCCGATCGACCAACTGATCTGACTCTTTGGAAAACCGAACGCTTTGTGGAAGAGCTGGCTTGCATCAGACAAGCCCTTGGCTTAAAAGAGGTTCACATTCTGGGACACTCGTGGGGCACGATGCTGGCAGCAGCTTATTTGGTGGATGCCAAGCCGGAAGGGGTACAGAGCATCATCTTCTCCAGCCCATGCCTGAGCGCAGAACGTTGGAAACAGGACGCAGATCGCTTAATCGAGCAATTGCCAGTGGATGTGCAACAAACCATCGCTACACACGAGGAGCAGGGCACAACTGATTCACAAGAATACCAGGATGCCATGAAGGAATACTACAAGCGCCATGTGTGCCGCCTTGATCCAATGCCAACAGTCATGACAGAAAGCCGTCCAAGAGCAAACAAAGAGGTTTACATGACAATGTGGGGACCGTCTGAGTTTTGCCCGACAGGGAATCTGAAAACATTCGACTACACACCCAAACTGCATCAAATCAACATCCCTTCCCTGTTCGTTTGTGGCCGCTACGATGAAGCGACTCCAAAATCGACAGGTTATTATCAGTCTCTGGTGCCAAATGCCGAGCTCCATGTCTTTGAAAACAGCTCCCATGTCGGCTATCTGGAAGAGACAGACGAATACGTGCGAGTCGTCCGCAGTTTTTTACAAAAAGCAGATACGAAAACCTCATTCTTTTTTTAA
- a CDS encoding FecCD family ABC transporter permease: protein MTRRQSIAPAFLLLLIVTAVISIGTGAVSISPREVVESLFGTGPKNHSFIIGQYRLPRVVLGMLAGAGLAVSGAILQGMIRNPLASPDVIGITKGAGLASAIVIFLFPKSPAYLLPLAAFGGAAVVAAILYVYTARKRVQPATLALVGIAIGVICQAGIQYLMVKNPGDVNAALLWMAGSLWGRGWEHVWAVLPWILVFLPIAYLLAYRLDVLTLGDEVAEGLGEDVTRLRVVLLITSVALAGACVAVVGSIGFVGLLSPHIARRLVGGKHALLLPVAALLGATLMVAADGLGRWLLPPMEVPVGIVTAVIGAPYFLYLIGREKRKGV from the coding sequence ATGACACGCCGACAAAGTATTGCACCTGCCTTCCTTCTGTTGCTCATCGTCACCGCTGTTATCAGCATCGGAACGGGGGCGGTGTCCATATCGCCGCGCGAGGTAGTCGAGTCACTTTTCGGGACGGGGCCGAAAAATCATAGCTTTATTATTGGACAGTATCGTTTGCCGCGTGTCGTCCTCGGCATGCTGGCTGGAGCGGGATTGGCGGTATCCGGGGCTATTTTACAAGGAATGATTCGCAATCCGTTGGCCTCGCCTGACGTAATCGGCATCACCAAAGGGGCGGGGCTCGCTTCTGCCATCGTCATTTTTCTTTTTCCCAAATCTCCAGCTTATTTACTGCCGTTGGCGGCTTTTGGGGGTGCGGCAGTTGTCGCTGCTATTTTGTATGTATATACCGCGCGAAAACGCGTCCAGCCCGCTACTCTAGCGCTGGTAGGGATCGCTATCGGGGTTATTTGTCAGGCGGGCATCCAATACCTGATGGTCAAAAATCCGGGGGATGTCAATGCGGCACTGCTCTGGATGGCAGGCAGCTTGTGGGGGCGTGGATGGGAACACGTATGGGCGGTGCTTCCGTGGATACTCGTCTTTTTACCGATTGCTTATTTATTGGCGTACCGGCTCGACGTATTGACTCTCGGAGATGAAGTAGCAGAAGGCTTGGGCGAGGATGTGACGAGACTGCGTGTTGTACTTTTGATAACCTCTGTCGCACTTGCAGGTGCATGTGTGGCGGTTGTCGGTTCCATCGGGTTCGTCGGTCTGCTCTCACCGCACATTGCTCGTCGATTGGTAGGTGGGAAGCACGCGCTTCTTCTCCCGGTCGCCGCTCTGCTCGGTGCTACGCTCATGGTCGCCGCTGATGGGCTAGGCAGATGGCTTTTGCCGCCGATGGAGGTTCCCGTAGGCATCGTGACAGCTGTCATTGGTGCGCCGTATTTCTTGTATTTGATCGGAAGAGAGAAAAGAAAAGGAGTATAA
- a CDS encoding ABC transporter substrate-binding protein, translating into MRARLFLPGFLLIFILSVFLSGCGTATQHAQGTTPAAATNKESTPATPSEKRVIKHELGETEIVGKPARIVVMDFSFADALATLGVAPVGISDDSDANLIIPEVKEKVGTYTSLGSRYEPNMELISSLAPDLIIADLNKHKAVYDKLKKIAPTIVLNDHQANYEHMLANYAVIADAAGMKEEGKKRLDEHQVKMDAIKAKLPKTDAKLKVLPAVVNPTGFFAHSNASYAGSLMEYLGLEDAAKSEEAYPKTNLEQLVALNPDVLFLMKTGDKTIVDEWKTNPLWQNINAVKNGKVFEVARNKWALSRGLIGSELSSEEAVTLLSGK; encoded by the coding sequence ATGAGAGCAAGACTGTTTTTACCCGGCTTTCTTCTTATTTTTATACTATCTGTCTTTTTGAGTGGTTGCGGTACAGCGACACAACATGCACAGGGAACAACTCCAGCAGCTGCGACCAATAAAGAATCTACACCGGCTACTCCAAGTGAAAAGCGAGTGATCAAGCATGAGCTGGGGGAAACAGAAATCGTTGGCAAGCCTGCGCGTATTGTCGTGATGGACTTTTCCTTTGCAGATGCCTTGGCGACATTGGGTGTAGCTCCTGTAGGAATCTCTGATGACAGTGATGCGAATCTGATCATTCCTGAGGTGAAAGAAAAAGTAGGAACCTATACATCACTCGGTTCTCGTTACGAACCAAACATGGAGCTGATCAGTTCTCTTGCTCCTGATCTCATCATTGCAGATTTGAACAAGCACAAGGCTGTGTACGACAAATTGAAGAAAATTGCACCGACCATTGTACTGAATGACCATCAGGCGAACTATGAGCATATGCTAGCCAATTACGCCGTAATCGCAGATGCAGCAGGCATGAAAGAAGAAGGCAAAAAGCGCCTCGACGAGCATCAAGTGAAAATGGATGCCATCAAAGCGAAGCTGCCAAAAACAGATGCAAAGCTGAAGGTTCTGCCAGCAGTAGTGAACCCGACCGGATTCTTCGCTCACTCCAATGCTTCCTATGCGGGATCTTTGATGGAATACCTCGGGTTGGAGGATGCGGCAAAGAGTGAAGAGGCGTATCCAAAAACCAATCTGGAACAGCTGGTTGCCCTCAATCCAGACGTACTGTTTTTGATGAAAACAGGTGACAAGACGATTGTGGATGAATGGAAGACGAATCCACTTTGGCAAAACATCAACGCCGTAAAAAATGGCAAGGTGTTTGAAGTGGCACGCAATAAATGGGCGCTGTCGCGTGGCTTGATCGGATCGGAGTTAAGTTCGGAGGAAGCAGTAACGCTTCTTTCTGGCAAATAA
- a CDS encoding peptidoglycan D,D-transpeptidase FtsI family protein, translating to MKEEKNDRVKRLQIVYIVVFLMFVVIILRLAQIQIQQGSDYANELADRSYKKDYIPAMRGNIYDRNGYVIAESRPSHLAVFREQEVMEKKAYFDLVEKLEKILSLDKATLLKKMDVGYAYEKGNYVEVARQLPRYLEKELKVDLTDKEIAVLGEHRGDLPGIEVVTKPIRNYDPKQIAVQAVGYVRPFHIAENVKLASYKDESERYLPNQLVGLDGIELSYEKELRGSNGYRMYEVAADQTIVKQVEEVPSVPGNHVYLTIDQRVQLDIRDSIRAFLPKMRATIPEAKGAKGAYVVAVEVKTGKVVAMVSYPEYDPNVWIEGPDQKMYDEIKLAVTNGTIREAPYDTRPLTGEAAIQEGYKHPGSIVPSGSVLKPITVLLGLQEGIITPFDRWNDGGVYHYGRGTDRIKNDSSKAHGMITPAISLQKSSNTYMARIGEELSRRKGKQSASVLQSYYHAFGLGVQTGVDLPNENKGKEDYLVMNENYGPLAAMVQASFGQQVRATTMQLAQYAATLANKGVRLQPQMVDKITDAKGKLVKTHTPKTMSTFPHPDKYWDILEQGMVMVTKPGGTAVRAYEGMPFQVAAKTGTSEQDIYVPVMVTDEKTGQKKTRWKMHARITNGVSISYAPVDDPVLAVAVIVPEGGYGGRSAAIISRSVYDVYDKHIGLK from the coding sequence ATGAAGGAAGAAAAAAATGATCGAGTGAAGCGCCTGCAAATCGTCTATATCGTCGTATTTCTGATGTTTGTGGTCATCATTTTGAGATTGGCGCAAATCCAAATCCAGCAAGGGAGCGATTATGCAAATGAGCTGGCAGACAGATCGTATAAAAAAGATTACATTCCTGCTATGCGAGGAAACATTTATGACCGCAACGGGTATGTCATTGCCGAAAGTCGGCCTTCCCATCTCGCTGTCTTCCGTGAACAAGAGGTCATGGAGAAGAAAGCGTACTTTGACCTGGTGGAAAAGCTGGAGAAAATACTGAGCCTCGACAAGGCCACGCTATTAAAAAAGATGGATGTCGGCTATGCCTACGAGAAAGGCAATTATGTGGAAGTGGCACGGCAATTGCCGCGCTATTTGGAAAAAGAGTTGAAGGTGGATTTGACGGACAAAGAAATCGCGGTACTGGGTGAGCATCGCGGCGATCTGCCGGGGATTGAAGTAGTAACAAAACCGATCAGGAATTACGATCCCAAGCAAATCGCTGTACAGGCGGTCGGGTATGTTCGGCCCTTTCACATTGCTGAAAATGTGAAGCTCGCCTCCTACAAGGATGAGAGCGAGCGGTATTTGCCGAACCAGCTAGTCGGGCTCGATGGGATTGAGCTGTCTTACGAAAAAGAGCTTCGCGGGAGCAACGGTTACCGGATGTATGAGGTCGCAGCAGATCAGACAATTGTGAAGCAAGTGGAGGAAGTTCCATCCGTTCCGGGCAATCATGTGTATCTCACCATCGATCAGCGGGTACAGCTAGATATCCGGGATTCGATCCGAGCGTTTCTTCCGAAGATGCGTGCAACCATCCCTGAGGCGAAGGGGGCAAAGGGAGCGTACGTCGTGGCAGTCGAGGTTAAGACAGGCAAGGTCGTCGCGATGGTCAGTTATCCGGAATACGATCCAAACGTATGGATTGAGGGACCGGATCAAAAAATGTATGACGAGATCAAGCTGGCGGTGACGAATGGGACGATTCGGGAAGCGCCATACGATACGCGGCCATTAACGGGCGAGGCGGCCATCCAGGAGGGTTACAAGCATCCGGGTTCAATTGTGCCATCAGGATCTGTCCTCAAGCCGATTACGGTATTGCTCGGCTTGCAGGAAGGCATCATCACTCCCTTCGATCGTTGGAATGACGGAGGTGTCTATCACTATGGACGTGGAACAGACCGGATTAAGAACGACAGCTCCAAAGCGCATGGCATGATTACGCCTGCGATTTCCCTGCAAAAATCCTCGAATACGTACATGGCGAGAATCGGGGAGGAGCTGTCCCGTCGAAAAGGAAAACAGTCAGCGTCCGTGCTGCAATCGTACTATCACGCATTTGGATTAGGGGTTCAGACTGGCGTGGATCTGCCGAATGAAAACAAAGGCAAAGAAGACTATTTGGTGATGAATGAAAACTACGGTCCATTAGCAGCGATGGTGCAGGCTTCCTTCGGCCAGCAAGTTCGAGCAACGACGATGCAATTGGCACAGTATGCAGCGACACTTGCGAATAAAGGTGTGCGTTTGCAGCCGCAGATGGTAGATAAGATCACAGACGCTAAAGGAAAACTGGTGAAAACGCACACGCCAAAAACCATGAGTACCTTCCCTCACCCCGATAAATACTGGGATATTTTAGAGCAAGGCATGGTGATGGTGACAAAGCCAGGTGGAACAGCAGTCCGCGCGTATGAGGGAATGCCGTTTCAGGTAGCTGCAAAAACGGGTACATCTGAGCAAGATATTTATGTACCGGTGATGGTGACAGATGAGAAAACAGGACAGAAAAAGACAAGGTGGAAAATGCATGCCCGCATTACGAATGGTGTCAGCATTTCGTATGCCCCAGTCGACGATCCTGTCCTGGCAGTAGCCGTAATCGTTCCTGAGGGTGGTTATGGGGGAAGATCGGCTGCGATCATTTCACGTTCCGTATACGATGTGTATGACAAGCATATTGGATTGAAATAA
- a CDS encoding beta-ketoacyl-ACP synthase III, with translation MERKIKILGTGKYLPTRRVTAAELEEKLGLAAGWVEKKSGVSVRHFVTDETAAQMGAIAARRALEAAGLSLHDIDCIVCASGTAQQEIPCTAALIQEELQLSKTGIPCFDINATCLSFVTALDVMSCQMAFGIYERVLIISSEISSAGLNWEQKESCVLFGDGAAAVVIGRTPATESSRILGSSMKTYSEGAHYSEIRGGGTLIHPSQFAKGREADFAFDMDGRKIFRLTSQLITGFVERLLSSASVTKEQIRTVIPHQASGMAMRIMAGKLGFSDQQMVNILAEHGNVIAASIPMALHEAIGQNRVQRGDHLLLLGTSAGLSLGGIVLEY, from the coding sequence ATGGAGAGAAAAATCAAAATCCTCGGAACAGGAAAATACTTGCCCACTCGGCGAGTGACAGCGGCAGAACTGGAAGAAAAGCTGGGACTTGCGGCTGGATGGGTAGAGAAAAAGTCCGGGGTAAGCGTCAGGCATTTTGTGACGGACGAAACGGCAGCACAGATGGGGGCCATCGCTGCCAGGCGTGCTTTGGAAGCGGCGGGCCTCTCCCTTCACGATATCGATTGTATCGTATGTGCAAGCGGGACGGCGCAGCAGGAAATCCCATGCACGGCTGCCTTGATTCAGGAAGAGCTTCAACTAAGCAAAACAGGTATCCCTTGCTTTGATATAAATGCGACATGCCTGAGCTTCGTCACTGCGCTGGATGTGATGTCGTGCCAGATGGCGTTTGGTATTTATGAGCGAGTCTTGATCATTTCATCGGAGATATCCTCCGCAGGTTTGAATTGGGAGCAAAAAGAGAGCTGCGTGCTGTTCGGAGATGGAGCTGCGGCTGTTGTCATCGGCAGGACGCCAGCAACAGAAAGCTCCCGCATCTTGGGTTCAAGTATGAAAACATACAGTGAAGGAGCGCATTATTCCGAAATAAGGGGTGGCGGTACGCTGATCCACCCGAGCCAATTTGCGAAAGGAAGAGAAGCAGACTTTGCGTTTGATATGGATGGACGGAAAATTTTTCGCCTGACCTCGCAGTTGATTACCGGATTTGTGGAGCGCTTGCTGTCCTCAGCCTCCGTAACCAAGGAACAAATTCGTACAGTCATTCCTCATCAGGCCAGTGGGATGGCGATGCGGATCATGGCAGGCAAGCTCGGATTTAGCGACCAGCAAATGGTGAACATTCTGGCGGAGCACGGCAATGTCATCGCAGCTTCGATCCCGATGGCGCTGCATGAAGCGATTG
- a CDS encoding AraC family transcriptional regulator, with protein MIANEAYRQLKQMIYSLDTVSVAICRHNEPLILSAVNSHRIGFIKNSKGTMEENGKRQLVEAGDVFFIKPKKSVSLRTEQDKELEVFFIAFSYWIEQNETGKERVFVPGGENFPLEGTFRVRSHSQVLHLMEELHKSYASNEEREQFRQRLLFERILYILVKDFSSIESNENTIASIEETILYVDQHYMLNLTLEMLAGKANVSPSYYSRMFKMLKGVSFSDYMTSLRINRAKVLLRLSGSRLREVAQSVGYNDEFYFSKMFKKVVGLSPSEYVKTHMRQDNS; from the coding sequence TTGATTGCAAATGAAGCCTATCGACAGTTAAAACAGATGATCTACTCCCTCGACACGGTCAGTGTTGCGATTTGCCGTCACAACGAACCACTGATTCTCTCAGCTGTCAATTCTCATCGAATCGGGTTTATCAAAAATAGTAAAGGAACAATGGAAGAGAACGGGAAGAGGCAGTTAGTTGAGGCAGGAGATGTGTTTTTTATCAAGCCGAAGAAGAGCGTTTCTTTGCGGACGGAACAAGACAAAGAGCTGGAGGTCTTTTTCATTGCGTTCTCCTATTGGATCGAACAAAACGAAACAGGGAAAGAGAGAGTATTTGTTCCGGGCGGAGAAAATTTTCCTCTGGAAGGGACTTTCCGGGTACGAAGCCATTCGCAGGTCTTGCATTTAATGGAGGAACTACATAAAAGCTATGCGTCGAATGAGGAGAGAGAGCAATTTCGGCAGAGGTTGTTATTCGAGCGCATTCTGTACATCCTGGTGAAAGATTTTTCTTCGATTGAGAGCAACGAAAATACGATAGCTAGCATTGAAGAAACGATTCTGTATGTCGATCAGCACTACATGCTTAATCTCACGCTGGAAATGTTGGCAGGAAAGGCGAATGTCAGTCCCAGCTATTATTCACGCATGTTCAAAATGTTAAAGGGTGTGAGCTTTTCCGATTACATGACAAGCCTTCGAATCAATCGGGCAAAGGTGCTGCTCCGATTGTCAGGGAGTCGATTGCGTGAGGTGGCTCAAAGCGTGGGCTATAACGATGAGTTTTACTTCAGCAAGATGTTTAAAAAAGTGGTGGGCCTATCCCCATCGGAATACGTCAAGACGCATATGAGACAAGATAATTCATGA